A single genomic interval of Brevibacillus brevis harbors:
- a CDS encoding ornithine cyclodeaminase family protein translates to MFPFRVINQETTEDVLDMASVIEVVEQAYQMKSSQQATLFPLIFHEFVEGRADMDIKSGHLPQADIFGLKLVSWFGDNDKKGLPQLVGTVMVLDSQTGVPQGILSGEHITCMRTGAAGGIGAKYLARPESENLLIVGTGHQAPFQIMATLMTMTEIKRVYICNPRSPEKAQSFVAKIKENLLIRFVSKYAGEEYECYAKRCDVQFIAVDNLEEATRQADIIITATSSREPMIQAEWVKPGTHITCIGADMEGKQEIDERLFAKARVFVDDVGQAVRVGETKVAVKKGLITERDIAAEIGYVIPGHARGRQHAEEITIFDSTGIAFQDLLTAAHILSVADKRGVGTIVDL, encoded by the coding sequence ATGTTTCCATTTCGCGTGATAAATCAGGAAACCACGGAAGATGTGCTGGATATGGCCAGCGTGATTGAAGTGGTCGAGCAAGCCTATCAAATGAAATCAAGTCAGCAGGCGACGTTGTTTCCCCTCATTTTTCATGAGTTCGTAGAGGGTAGAGCCGACATGGATATTAAATCAGGTCATTTGCCCCAAGCCGATATATTTGGACTCAAGCTCGTCTCGTGGTTCGGTGACAATGACAAGAAAGGCCTGCCACAATTAGTGGGTACGGTGATGGTATTGGACAGCCAAACTGGGGTACCCCAGGGGATTTTGAGTGGAGAGCATATTACTTGCATGCGTACGGGAGCGGCTGGTGGAATCGGTGCAAAGTATTTGGCACGTCCCGAATCGGAGAACCTGCTCATTGTCGGGACGGGACACCAGGCTCCTTTTCAAATCATGGCGACACTGATGACGATGACAGAGATCAAGCGGGTGTATATTTGCAATCCGCGATCACCAGAAAAGGCGCAAAGCTTTGTCGCCAAAATCAAAGAGAACCTCTTGATCAGATTTGTCTCCAAATATGCAGGAGAAGAATACGAGTGTTATGCCAAGCGTTGTGACGTGCAGTTTATTGCCGTGGACAACCTCGAAGAAGCGACTAGACAAGCAGATATTATCATCACGGCAACCTCTTCACGTGAACCGATGATCCAAGCGGAGTGGGTGAAGCCAGGGACACATATTACCTGCATAGGGGCAGACATGGAAGGTAAACAGGAAATCGATGAACGGCTTTTTGCAAAAGCGCGCGTCTTCGTTGATGATGTAGGACAGGCTGTACGTGTGGGAGAGACGAAGGTAGCTGTAAAAAAGGGCCTGATAACAGAACGCGATATCGCAGCAGAGATCGGATATGTCATCCCTGGTCATGCCCGAGGACGACAACATGCAGAAGAAATCACGATTTTTGACAGCACCGGGATCGCGTTTCAGGATTTACTGACAGCTGCACACATTTTGAGTGTGGCGGATAAGCGCGGTGTAGGTACGATCGTTGATCTGTAA
- a CDS encoding ROK family protein codes for MQAPKKTGNSKLVKKLNKEEVLQQVVLHGQISRADISKQTQLSRPCVSALVDEMIQEGLLQEVGMGDSKGGRKPILLEYNYQAYAIAGAIFEGSTLDMAIADMKGEFLARYRKRLAQPANGETVIEDLAAGLDRLLRESGIPRERLLGMGVGLQGVTQRGSGTVSFSPSTGWMGSPIQQTIEARLGLPVIIDNDVNMMTLGEYVRGAGVGHTNVVYMYVGTGIGAGIILDGQFYRGSREAAGEIGFMMIGPVHNRPNGASGVFETHYSIPGIQEQAKGFLSDLQEGSSVIEELIRHAKQNADAKELLADVYRHWAYGMANIISILNPEILILSGEMVHVDGEGVKQIHEWLREWVPEVPNLEKASLGERAGLIGAVHSVLEAFPFTRLLDKE; via the coding sequence GTGCAAGCTCCCAAAAAAACAGGTAATAGCAAACTCGTGAAAAAACTGAATAAAGAAGAAGTACTGCAGCAGGTCGTCTTGCACGGGCAAATTTCCCGCGCGGATATATCCAAACAGACACAGCTCAGCCGTCCATGTGTTTCCGCACTCGTAGATGAAATGATCCAGGAAGGACTCCTGCAAGAAGTAGGAATGGGCGATTCCAAAGGCGGCCGCAAGCCGATTTTGTTGGAGTACAACTACCAGGCCTACGCCATTGCCGGCGCGATTTTTGAAGGATCTACCCTGGACATGGCCATCGCAGATATGAAAGGTGAGTTCTTGGCTCGCTATCGAAAACGGCTGGCACAACCAGCGAATGGTGAAACCGTCATCGAAGATTTGGCCGCTGGACTTGATCGTTTGTTGCGTGAAAGCGGCATCCCGCGAGAGCGCCTGCTCGGAATGGGCGTCGGTTTGCAAGGGGTCACACAGCGTGGCAGTGGAACCGTCAGCTTTTCACCCAGCACAGGCTGGATGGGTTCACCGATTCAGCAGACCATCGAAGCGCGACTCGGACTGCCCGTCATTATCGACAATGACGTGAATATGATGACACTGGGCGAGTACGTCCGTGGAGCAGGGGTCGGCCATACCAACGTCGTCTACATGTACGTAGGAACGGGGATTGGGGCCGGGATCATTTTGGATGGACAGTTTTATCGGGGGAGTCGTGAGGCAGCAGGAGAAATCGGCTTCATGATGATCGGCCCGGTACATAATCGCCCGAATGGCGCGTCAGGGGTGTTTGAGACGCATTATTCGATTCCGGGCATCCAAGAGCAGGCTAAGGGATTTCTCTCTGACCTTCAGGAAGGGTCGAGTGTCATAGAAGAGCTGATCCGGCACGCCAAACAAAATGCAGATGCAAAGGAGCTTCTTGCAGATGTGTATCGACATTGGGCGTACGGAATGGCGAACATCATCAGTATTTTGAACCCGGAAATATTGATCCTGAGCGGGGAGATGGTCCACGTCGATGGTGAAGGGGTGAAGCAAATTCACGAATGGCTGAGAGAATGGGTGCCCGAGGTACCTAATCTCGAAAAAGCGAGTCTGGGGGAACGAGCTGGTTTGATTGGTGCTGTCCACAGTGTTTTGGAAGCGTTTCCTTTCACACGACTGCTTGACAAAGAGTGA
- a CDS encoding aminotransferase, translating into MRIAPFKVEEWMNAYEMEAVYNIAETCVDSLTVEELIRLSDEPEDFFREMAQKKLTYGHIEGSPEFRSLVASMYQTMKPENILAMNGAIGANFLTLFSLVAPGDEVITVHPTYQQIYSVPESFGAQVKLLRLLPENDFLPDLDELRSLVTDKTKLICINNPNNPSGALMGEGLLREIVEIARSVGAYLLCDEVYRNLHQDPEVVVPSIVDLYEKGIATSSMSKVFSLAGLRLGWIAAPQDVIKSCFTHRDYTTISCGMLDDMLAVHALKNREKIMERNLKIVRDNLQILDEWVAKEPLVSYVKPQAGTTAMLKYELDIPSETFCMDLFKTTGAFLTPGSCFDMEGWLRIGYACSTEVLQTGLSKVSEFLESRK; encoded by the coding sequence ATGAGAATTGCACCTTTTAAAGTAGAAGAATGGATGAACGCCTACGAGATGGAGGCTGTTTACAATATTGCGGAAACATGCGTCGATTCGCTGACCGTAGAAGAGTTGATTCGCCTTTCCGATGAGCCGGAAGATTTTTTCCGCGAGATGGCCCAGAAGAAGCTGACGTACGGGCATATCGAGGGTTCGCCGGAATTCCGCAGCCTCGTCGCGAGTATGTATCAAACGATGAAGCCGGAGAACATTTTGGCGATGAACGGGGCGATCGGAGCGAATTTTCTCACCTTGTTCTCGCTCGTTGCGCCTGGTGACGAAGTAATTACAGTCCATCCGACGTATCAGCAAATTTATTCGGTACCGGAGTCGTTCGGAGCGCAGGTCAAGCTGCTCAGACTTTTGCCGGAAAATGATTTTCTGCCTGATCTGGATGAGTTGCGCTCGCTTGTTACAGACAAGACCAAGCTGATCTGTATCAACAATCCGAACAATCCATCTGGAGCTTTGATGGGTGAAGGATTGCTGCGAGAAATCGTAGAGATTGCCCGCTCCGTTGGTGCCTACCTGCTGTGTGACGAGGTGTATCGAAATTTGCATCAAGACCCGGAGGTTGTGGTGCCATCTATCGTGGACTTGTACGAAAAAGGGATTGCGACAAGCAGCATGTCCAAAGTGTTTTCATTGGCGGGCTTGCGCCTGGGATGGATTGCAGCACCTCAGGATGTGATCAAGAGCTGCTTTACGCACCGCGATTACACCACCATAAGCTGCGGGATGCTGGATGACATGCTGGCTGTCCATGCACTGAAAAACCGCGAAAAGATCATGGAACGCAACCTGAAGATCGTGCGGGACAACCTGCAAATTCTCGATGAGTGGGTAGCAAAGGAGCCGTTGGTCTCTTACGTCAAGCCGCAGGCAGGAACAACCGCGATGCTCAAGTACGAGCTGGATATCCCTTCGGAAACGTTTTGCATGGACCTGTTTAAAACGACAGGGGCGTTTTTGACACCAGGCAGTTGCTTCGACATGGAAGGCTGGTTACGCATCGGGTACGCCTGCTCGACAGAAGTGCTTCAAACAGGTTTATCAAAAGTATCGGAGTTTTTGGAGTCGCGCAAATAA
- a CDS encoding ABC transporter ATP-binding protein: MSSVTLDHVHKRFGQAKGVEDVHIHIESGEFFTFLGPSGCGKTTTLRMIAGFYYPTEGHIRFGSQEVTSLPPHKRNTGMVFQNYALFPHMTVFENIAFGLQVRKVNKTDAKERVERIMKLVRLEGYGERRIDQLSGGQQQRVALARALVIEPQILLLDEPLSNLDAKLREETRFEIKRLQLELGITTIYVTHDQAEAMSMSDRIMVMQSGEVQQIGTPHEIYHRPVNRFVASFIGETNLWEGTVTGFDGDEVLVRTASGQMLSGFKENASPRAQLSVGEKVTMSIRPESVLESTGNEGQNVVTGSVVMSEFTGACVNYVTEVGTESLRSMSINLGRPIKQRGDAIGLHIPKESIYFAG; encoded by the coding sequence ATGAGCAGCGTAACACTTGATCACGTTCACAAAAGGTTTGGCCAAGCAAAAGGGGTCGAAGATGTTCACATTCATATCGAATCAGGAGAGTTTTTTACTTTTCTCGGTCCGAGTGGCTGCGGCAAAACGACTACCCTGCGCATGATTGCCGGCTTTTATTATCCAACGGAAGGCCATATCCGCTTTGGATCACAGGAGGTCACATCTCTTCCTCCCCATAAACGCAATACCGGGATGGTATTTCAAAACTACGCGTTGTTCCCGCACATGACTGTTTTTGAAAATATCGCGTTTGGCTTGCAGGTTCGGAAAGTCAACAAAACCGATGCAAAAGAGCGTGTAGAACGGATCATGAAGCTGGTCCGTCTGGAAGGCTATGGCGAACGCCGTATTGATCAGCTTTCTGGGGGACAACAGCAACGGGTAGCACTGGCACGGGCGCTGGTCATCGAGCCGCAGATTCTGCTGTTGGATGAGCCGCTGTCCAATCTGGATGCGAAGCTTCGAGAAGAGACGCGCTTCGAGATCAAGAGACTCCAGTTGGAGCTGGGGATTACGACGATTTACGTTACACACGATCAGGCAGAAGCGATGTCGATGTCAGACCGGATTATGGTCATGCAGAGCGGAGAAGTGCAGCAGATCGGAACACCGCATGAGATTTACCATCGTCCTGTAAACCGTTTTGTCGCGTCTTTTATCGGCGAGACGAATCTGTGGGAAGGGACAGTTACAGGGTTTGACGGCGATGAAGTGCTGGTTCGCACGGCTTCTGGACAAATGCTAAGCGGATTTAAGGAAAATGCCTCTCCACGTGCACAGTTGTCAGTTGGGGAGAAAGTAACCATGTCCATTCGTCCTGAATCCGTTCTGGAGAGTACAGGAAATGAAGGACAAAATGTAGTGACAGGCTCTGTTGTTATGTCTGAATTTACAGGGGCGTGTGTCAATTACGTCACGGAAGTAGGAACGGAGAGCTTGCGCAGCATGTCCATCAACCTGGGACGACCGATTAAACAGCGCGGCGATGCCATCGGCCTACATATACCGAAAGAGAGCATTTATTTTGCCGGATAA
- a CDS encoding IclR family transcriptional regulator, which produces MVQSVERAMKIIRVLISDEKHAWPISELASATGLPISTLHRFLESMIQFGLVEQDPVTKHYKPGYTWMEIGFILHEKLNLRAVARPFMEELANEVEESIFLNVLAGADSMPIEKVESPLKIRIDENLGERIPLTIGAPSKIILAYLKQDAITKVVSAQLAPDKQPSFLEQLSEAKKSGYAISYEEKTEGTMAVAAPIIGYGNQLVGAISINAPCFRVTEDRLPLLIEKVKRQATTISARIGGA; this is translated from the coding sequence ATGGTTCAATCAGTCGAACGGGCGATGAAAATTATTCGGGTACTGATTTCAGACGAAAAACATGCTTGGCCGATTTCGGAGCTGGCGAGCGCAACGGGTCTACCAATCAGTACGCTCCACCGTTTTCTCGAATCCATGATCCAGTTCGGATTGGTTGAGCAGGACCCAGTCACCAAGCATTACAAGCCGGGATATACATGGATGGAAATCGGTTTTATCCTGCATGAAAAGCTGAACCTGCGGGCTGTAGCGAGACCTTTCATGGAGGAGCTGGCGAATGAAGTCGAGGAGAGTATCTTCCTCAACGTATTGGCGGGGGCAGATTCGATGCCGATCGAAAAAGTAGAAAGTCCACTGAAAATACGCATAGACGAGAACCTGGGGGAGCGGATTCCTCTCACAATCGGCGCCCCTAGCAAAATCATTCTCGCGTATTTAAAGCAGGATGCGATTACAAAAGTCGTTTCCGCCCAGCTTGCGCCAGACAAGCAGCCGTCATTTTTGGAGCAGTTGAGTGAAGCCAAGAAAAGTGGCTATGCGATCAGCTACGAGGAGAAGACGGAAGGCACCATGGCTGTTGCTGCTCCCATCATCGGCTACGGAAATCAACTCGTCGGAGCGATCTCGATCAACGCCCCGTGCTTTCGGGTGACAGAAGATCGATTGCCCCTACTCATCGAAAAAGTGAAACGCCAAGCTACGACGATTTCGGCAAGAATCGGCGGAGCATGA
- a CDS encoding LysR family transcriptional regulator, whose amino-acid sequence MELRNLKTFQVVAEHLNLTKAAEQLGYSQPTITLQIQALERELGHPLLNRVGKRTFLTPAGKIVKQHTDQLFYVLQHMAEGLNYLDMPVGPLVVAAPEFYCIQYMPQILKAYVETHPQVNLQVISCTSQETLKKIQAHEADIGIIAGTTSQPGIHSSVVDLEQFTLIASPDLMKDKTLADALVTFPFLSYQEGCNLDEFITQCLLELNYIPPSVIKCSSEETIKRSVLNQTGIALLSKVLVEKELQKGELIELYSFSKKAETSLVCLGRRREEPAIQTFMELVKDVWLSVREE is encoded by the coding sequence ATGGAGTTACGTAATCTGAAGACATTTCAGGTCGTTGCCGAGCATCTGAACTTGACGAAAGCTGCTGAGCAACTCGGATACAGCCAGCCTACGATTACACTCCAGATTCAAGCATTGGAGCGGGAGCTGGGCCATCCTTTGCTCAATCGGGTAGGCAAGCGCACGTTTTTGACACCGGCCGGAAAAATAGTGAAACAGCATACGGATCAGCTTTTCTACGTGCTCCAGCACATGGCGGAGGGACTTAATTACTTAGACATGCCTGTAGGACCGCTGGTCGTGGCGGCCCCGGAGTTTTATTGCATCCAATACATGCCCCAAATTCTGAAAGCATATGTGGAGACACATCCACAGGTTAATCTGCAGGTGATTTCATGCACCAGTCAGGAGACTTTGAAAAAAATCCAAGCCCACGAGGCGGATATTGGCATCATTGCGGGCACCACCTCGCAACCAGGTATTCATTCCAGTGTCGTGGACTTAGAACAATTCACTTTGATTGCTTCTCCTGATTTGATGAAGGACAAAACACTGGCAGATGCACTCGTGACCTTTCCTTTTTTGTCCTATCAGGAGGGATGCAATCTCGATGAATTTATTACCCAATGCCTGTTGGAGTTAAACTACATCCCACCCTCTGTCATTAAATGTAGCAGCGAAGAAACGATCAAACGGTCAGTCCTGAATCAAACAGGGATAGCCCTGCTCAGTAAGGTTCTCGTGGAAAAGGAGCTTCAAAAAGGAGAACTAATCGAGCTGTACAGCTTTTCCAAGAAAGCAGAAACATCGCTGGTCTGTCTGGGTCGCCGAAGAGAAGAACCCGCAATCCAGACCTTTATGGAGCTCGTCAAAGACGTCTGGTTATCCGTAAGAGAAGAGTAG
- a CDS encoding amino acid ABC transporter ATP-binding protein — MIEVKQLVKSFGPLTVLKGVTLTVEEKEVVVLLGASGSGKSTLLRCLNFLEFYDSGEIRIGGQQIDPHKTNLNQFRAEVGMVFQHFNLFPHKTVLENLIEAPVHVKGMNAAEAKQLAYELLKKVNMQDKADVYPDMLSGGQKQRVAIARALAMKPKIMLFDEPTSALDPELVGEVLQVMKQLAKEGMTMIVVTHEMGFAREVADRAVFMHDGQILEQGPPKEFFENPQHDRTKQFLGSIR, encoded by the coding sequence ATGATTGAGGTTAAGCAACTTGTCAAATCTTTTGGCCCGTTAACCGTGTTGAAGGGCGTTACGCTCACGGTGGAAGAAAAGGAAGTTGTCGTCTTACTTGGAGCCAGTGGTTCAGGCAAAAGTACTTTGCTCCGATGTTTGAATTTTCTGGAGTTTTATGACAGCGGAGAGATTCGAATCGGTGGTCAGCAGATTGATCCACACAAGACGAATCTCAATCAGTTCCGCGCCGAGGTCGGTATGGTTTTTCAGCACTTCAATCTGTTTCCGCACAAGACCGTTTTGGAAAACTTGATCGAGGCACCTGTTCACGTCAAAGGGATGAATGCAGCAGAAGCCAAACAATTAGCGTACGAGCTCCTGAAAAAAGTGAATATGCAGGATAAAGCCGATGTCTACCCGGACATGCTCTCCGGTGGACAAAAGCAGCGGGTTGCCATTGCCCGGGCACTTGCAATGAAACCGAAGATCATGCTTTTTGATGAGCCTACCTCGGCACTCGATCCCGAGCTCGTTGGTGAAGTGCTACAGGTTATGAAGCAGCTCGCCAAAGAAGGAATGACGATGATTGTCGTGACACATGAAATGGGATTCGCTCGTGAGGTAGCAGATCGGGCGGTGTTCATGCACGATGGGCAAATTCTGGAGCAGGGACCACCGAAAGAATTTTTTGAAAACCCGCAGCATGATCGTACCAAGCAGTTTTTAGGCAGCATCCGTTAA
- a CDS encoding extracellular solute-binding protein, with amino-acid sequence MKKTTSKLKTWMKGVFVSSLALTVAACGTGGQEAKPADNSAGGQSGTAAQPADSSGDPQRLVIYTGRDKNIFEIVLPKFKEKYPNIEVETLEMGAQQILERVRAEKANPQADFWWGGTQSALATAANEDLLEPYKPTFADKVPDLYKDPQDRWYGEMLLPEVIMYNSQVLKPEEAPQDWDELIDPKFKDKIVIRNVLPSGTMRTIYSAMIFRQGADTPEKGFEWLTKLDANTKEYTQDPTNLYLKLDRQEGVISLWNLQDVLIQSKKNNHPYDFIYPKSGAPILVDGVALVKGAKNLDAAKKFMEFLMSPEIAAQLAKERFQFPSRTDISKDELPDFMKNLELKPMELDWAVMAEKEKEWMQHWDENIKGKGKK; translated from the coding sequence TTGAAGAAGACAACTAGCAAGCTGAAAACATGGATGAAGGGCGTATTTGTCAGCTCCTTGGCTCTGACTGTGGCTGCGTGCGGCACTGGAGGACAGGAAGCAAAGCCTGCCGACAACAGCGCAGGCGGCCAATCGGGTACGGCTGCTCAACCTGCTGATTCATCGGGTGACCCACAAAGACTGGTGATTTACACCGGACGGGACAAAAACATTTTTGAAATCGTATTGCCAAAATTCAAAGAAAAGTACCCGAACATTGAAGTGGAAACACTTGAAATGGGTGCGCAACAAATTTTGGAGCGCGTTCGTGCAGAGAAAGCGAACCCGCAGGCTGACTTCTGGTGGGGCGGTACCCAATCTGCTCTAGCGACAGCAGCCAATGAAGATCTGCTTGAGCCTTACAAGCCGACTTTTGCAGACAAGGTTCCGGATTTGTACAAAGATCCGCAAGATCGCTGGTACGGCGAAATGCTTTTGCCAGAGGTTATCATGTACAACTCGCAGGTGCTGAAGCCAGAAGAAGCACCGCAAGATTGGGATGAATTGATCGATCCGAAATTCAAAGACAAGATCGTGATCCGAAACGTACTGCCGTCCGGCACGATGCGTACCATTTATTCCGCAATGATCTTCCGTCAAGGGGCGGATACTCCTGAAAAAGGTTTTGAATGGCTGACCAAGCTCGATGCCAATACAAAAGAGTACACGCAAGACCCGACAAACCTGTATCTGAAGCTGGATCGTCAAGAGGGGGTCATCTCCCTGTGGAATCTCCAAGACGTTCTGATCCAAAGCAAAAAGAACAACCATCCGTATGACTTCATTTATCCGAAGAGCGGGGCACCGATTCTGGTAGATGGCGTGGCTCTGGTAAAAGGCGCGAAAAACCTGGACGCAGCGAAAAAGTTCATGGAATTCTTGATGAGTCCTGAAATAGCTGCCCAATTGGCGAAAGAGCGCTTCCAGTTCCCATCTCGTACAGACATCAGCAAGGACGAATTGCCAGACTTCATGAAAAATCTCGAGCTGAAGCCGATGGAACTCGATTGGGCTGTCATGGCTGAAAAAGAAAAAGAGTGGATGCAGCATTGGGATGAGAACATCAAGGGGAAAGGCAAGAAGTAA
- a CDS encoding amino acid ABC transporter permease, with protein sequence MIIDIFLSSYPLFLKATWLTVQLTAVALMLGCVVGLVIAFFRISDSKALNYIAHTYITVIRGTPLIVQICILYFGLANMVTLSQFWAGAIALAVHNGAYIAEIFRGSIQSIDRGQMEASRSLGMSYPLAMRRIILPQAFRRAIPSLGNQFIIGLKDSSLVAYVGMQDLWGTGLGEAASNYKQLETYMVVGLYYLVLIMIFSYFVNKLEARLAKGEAPNKQAKDNTSVAA encoded by the coding sequence GTGATTATTGATATTTTCCTATCCAGTTATCCCCTTTTTCTAAAAGCGACATGGCTCACGGTTCAGTTGACGGCAGTTGCCCTCATGCTCGGTTGTGTGGTAGGTCTTGTCATTGCCTTTTTCCGGATATCCGATTCCAAAGCATTGAACTACATCGCGCACACCTACATTACCGTCATTCGCGGAACGCCTTTGATTGTGCAAATTTGTATTCTGTACTTCGGCTTGGCGAATATGGTCACGCTATCGCAGTTTTGGGCAGGGGCCATCGCGCTGGCAGTTCATAACGGTGCGTATATTGCGGAAATCTTCCGAGGCTCTATCCAGTCCATCGACCGCGGGCAAATGGAGGCGTCCAGGTCACTGGGTATGTCGTACCCGTTGGCAATGCGCCGAATCATTTTGCCACAGGCGTTCCGTCGGGCGATCCCATCGCTTGGCAATCAATTTATTATCGGGTTGAAGGATTCATCGCTGGTCGCCTACGTAGGGATGCAGGATTTATGGGGAACTGGTCTCGGTGAAGCAGCTTCCAACTACAAGCAGCTGGAGACGTACATGGTCGTCGGTTTGTACTATCTCGTGCTGATCATGATCTTCTCGTATTTCGTGAACAAGCTGGAAGCAAGGCTTGCCAAAGGAGAAGCCCCCAATAAACAAGCGAAAGATAACACGAGTGTGGCAGCGTAA
- a CDS encoding ABC transporter substrate-binding protein — MKKRAKWSGILLSTVLMGSLLLSACGSQESAPAAGGQASGDGGKKDFTYAMSGVYKPFSFKENGQLTGFDVEIGQALAEKMGMNAVPITNPFETIIPGLDAKKYDAVIGSLTVTPERQKAVLFTNPYYRSGSQIFVQEGNTTIKSKEDLKGKKIGVVKASNYLDWAKKLTDEDKITQYDSDITALLDLPTGRLDAVITDQVVGLRFIKEGGGKVIDVGEPLSFDEQAIAVRLGDQEAVERINKALDEIVKDGTYEKISQKWFGRNILQKQ; from the coding sequence ATGAAAAAACGTGCAAAATGGTCCGGGATTTTGTTGTCTACTGTTCTGATGGGCTCGTTGTTGCTCTCTGCTTGTGGATCTCAGGAAAGTGCACCGGCAGCAGGTGGACAAGCTTCTGGAGACGGTGGAAAGAAAGATTTTACGTACGCGATGAGTGGCGTGTACAAGCCGTTTAGCTTCAAGGAAAACGGGCAACTGACTGGTTTTGACGTAGAGATCGGACAAGCGCTGGCAGAAAAAATGGGCATGAACGCAGTGCCGATCACCAATCCATTCGAAACGATCATCCCTGGTCTGGACGCGAAAAAATACGACGCTGTCATTGGGAGCTTGACTGTCACACCTGAACGTCAAAAAGCTGTTCTGTTCACCAATCCATACTACCGTTCCGGTTCGCAAATTTTCGTGCAAGAGGGCAATACAACGATCAAGAGCAAAGAGGATTTGAAAGGCAAGAAAATCGGCGTCGTGAAAGCATCCAACTACTTGGATTGGGCGAAAAAACTGACCGATGAAGACAAAATCACTCAATATGATAGCGATATCACCGCTTTGCTCGACCTGCCGACAGGACGTCTCGATGCAGTGATTACCGACCAGGTAGTTGGCTTGCGTTTCATTAAAGAAGGCGGCGGAAAAGTGATTGATGTAGGCGAACCGCTCAGCTTTGACGAGCAAGCGATTGCTGTGCGCTTGGGTGACCAGGAGGCAGTGGAACGGATCAACAAGGCGCTGGACGAAATCGTTAAAGACGGCACCTATGAAAAGATCAGCCAAAAATGGTTTGGCCGCAATATCCTGCAAAAACAGTAA